The Rhipicephalus sanguineus isolate Rsan-2018 chromosome 4, BIME_Rsan_1.4, whole genome shotgun sequence DNA window accggcgtacttagatttacgtacacgttaaagaaccccaggtggccgaaattaatccgaagtcccccatcACGGCGTGCCCCGTAATAATGGCGCgctttcggcacgtaatatatagccttgcatgcgcgtaAGCCGCGGGCtatatacagctgccgctttggaaaagagcttaaaaaagaacaaaggcgGCAATTAAACTTTtgatggcttcgcgaaatcagctgcgcttatcatcgggcacaaatctcggcataatcataaacatgcgcgatcacAGCGGCTATTGTACAGTATATCCCAGACAACGCAATGGCGTCCTTTGGATACACCTAGGATGCGCTCCTTAGGATGTGTGGGAAGTTCCAAGGACGTCCCAAACAATTCCCGCAAACCTCCAGGAAGCCTCCAAAATGAGACAAAAAACGGGATCCATAGGACTTCCTCCCCATAGGACATCTCGGGATGATATTGGGATTAGATTTGGATGTTGCACATTCCATTATCAGTACATGCAGCATTTAAAGGGCACATGCTAGTTAATAGAAAGAACTGCTTTTTTGAAAGCCTTACATTTCTTTGAATGTTTTTAAAACCCCTGCACGTACTCTTCCAGCAATGCAATTCACTCCTGCTTTTTCATGTGACTGCAGGCCTATAATATGCTCAGTggttctgttgctttcttctttgcttATTTTCTAAATCTTCAAAACACTGCAAACACTGCTGCAAGGGCAGAACCCCACACATCTGCCTACAGAGCACTTTGCATGTAAAAGTTCCCAATGTAAAATAGAAGAACAACGGATCTTGCCCTACGTATTTCAATTTCAAGCCTGAATTAAAGAACAGCTTGAAGGCGCTTTCAAGCACAGGTAAAGAAGCCAATGATAAAAGCTCTGAATTAACATGATCCTGTAACAGTTCTATAACAGAGATGAGTACAGAAAAAGCAGTAGGACAAGTGCAACACATATACTTTTCTGAAAATGGCTAAAGTTAGGCGTGTTCAGACagaaaaatgaatttttaaaatactCGTAGTATTTCTGGATCTGTTGTAAATGTATGACACTAGTTTAATGTCACACTATAACTTACTTAGACAATATATAGTTCATGCAAATAGAAGtttgaattctttattttactgcaCATTTGCCATGCATAAAGGGCACACATATATATCATTAGGAAACATTCTCCTCACTGGAACTGTTAATAAAAAGCTTAAAGTAATCACTTTCTTGCTCTGTCGTTCCCTTAGCCTAACTGAAATTTTGATTTCCTGAAACACAATTTCTTTACTAGCACACACAACTTGTTTAATTCTCATCTACTAGTGCGGAATTCAGGGTTGTGCTTGCTTGCTCGGATGCTTTTGCGATTACTGCAGGGCACTTTTTGAACAATGTACTATGTAGTGGACCTGATTTTAGCATTACACTATTGGTGCAGTTAATTACTCTTTGCTCTTCAATCTACAGGCAGTGTGCAAGTAAGAAAAAAGTTTTAGGAAACAAAAAGTTCAGTTCCAGCACAGGAAACAATTCACCAGAAAAATGATGGCACTGAATATGGCatacataaacaagaaacaacaaagaaggaatgaaacagtGGTGAAAAAAAAGCAACACAAATTTTAATAcacgcaatgcagagaatttGCAACAATAACTGACCTTCAGGATTATCTTATTagttgaaaaaataaataaataaactatttTTGTTGCGCGGCCAGCCGCTCAGCAGCATGACGGAACCAGGTCATCGCAGCCTTCTCCACATCCTTCAGGGTCGCATTCGGGTTTCGGATGTCATTAGTCAACACGCCTGCATGCACAAAAGCAATATTATCGTTCCTATAAGTTTTGCACACCACACAAAACTTGAGCCGGTATGGCACTCTTctagaaattaaggcagcttcgcatgtgtggtgtcaagcctgtaggaagtgcggagctgggcagccttctttgtttctcttcggtttttttctttctttccgcctctctttttttcctccttttccctcttgctgtcttttcttctctttttatttttatttattccttcctctctatctatttctttctctttctaattttctttctacatcttcctgttctttctctctgtctatttctcgcttgcttcctctttttttctattttttacatgGCTCTGCCTGCGTAAGGCCAagcaacgacagcatacgacagcccgggcccctaatgtgctccacacttaatatcatcatcaaagcgctcgaagaacaagaggaagaccccTTTGGTGCGATCACGCGCTCATTactctacagatggctatgctatacgtggttttgcctgcattatgccaagcgatgacagcatacggcagcccgggccccaaaAGTACTACACACTTAAAAACTGACAGTAAATACCAGGACTAATTGCAGCAAAGTATAAATAGACAACCTAGTATATTGAGTATACTGCTTGACCAGAAGATTTCACAAAAAACCAAGTGATATCAAGCTTGCTACACCTGACTCACCGCACATCAGCTTGCAGAGGTGCAGTTCACagaattttctttcactttgtgcCAAACCAACTGAAGCCCACTGCAGCATTCCAGCTGAGGAGGGACTGCAGTACACATGTTCTTTTCTGTTTCGTCGAATCTCCCCCTTGTACAGCCATGTGCTTTTTCTGTTAAAAGGAAACAAGAAGATATACAGCTAGAAAGACACATTGGGATCCAGTTTACTTTGAATGTTTTGCAACCTAAATGATCTTGTGGTAATAAAGAAATACAAGCTGGCTTCTAGCTTTACTTAAATTGTTTAGAACTGTCATACGCAGCTAGCTATGTAAAAATTCAACAGTACGTCATTAATCCGACTGTCATAAGTAATATTCACATGAATTTATAAATGCCTAGTCACTCCAGCATGCTGTAGTTACAAGACGGCCATGAAGCAGAGAAATTACCATTTGATCATGAGCTTTGCTGTCTGTCTCGAGCTTCTCTTCATACGCAAGAACATCCGCCACATTCGAGAAAGGCAGGTCTGGGAGGCCATGAGGGTGCGGAGCTGCACTGTCGGCATTACTTAGCAGCTCGCTGAAATATTGCAAATGGGCTTGCTGGGTGTGCTTCATGCTATTTAACACATGTTGTATCCTttccatgaaagctgaaaaagAAGTGATGACATCAGTGTTATGAGAGTTTTCAGTTCAGCAATATGTCTTAAGATGAAAAACTACCGCAATAATTCGAACATAGCTAGGCTTAAGGTAACTAAAGGTGTGTAATGTTCAAAGTGCTTTGCTGTTCCAGGTAGCTATAGGTTAACCTATATTCAAAATATAGCTTTAAAACTTTTCAGTGAATTATATGgcaacacataaaaaaaacgGTCATGAACATTGCTGAGAGTTACTTGTAGGAGCGCTAACAGCAAAGCATGAGTCTCCTTTGCattaagaattgttggggttttacgttccaaagcacgacatgattatcgagccaaaaattttgaccacctggagttctttaacataatTGAAATCTACGTACAGCCTTCTTTGCAGTTTTTGCGACACTGGCTTGGTGATAACAGTGTAAGTGAGGATCTACGATTTGATTGATGTTGCAGCAGCACCACGAGCACAAATGTTTTTATAAGTCACCGCTTGCACATTAGCAACCATCGTTGCTCAAATGATGAGGCATGCTCCTAAAGAAGAACGAAGGGATAAACTGCGCCACTAACTTAtggttagaatgacagaaagctgacgAAAGCTGAAGAATGACGAACATGGTCACAAGAGAGAATCCAAGATgtcaaggcgtttgtggtgtcttgagttctttcttgtcttcatgtttgcacgccctgtctcttcaacATGACTCATGGTAGTGTGTCACTGT harbors:
- the LOC119390690 gene encoding uncharacterized protein LOC119390690 isoform X1, translating into MESEYESSSHIPVPSTLTAAAGPHTEPRMFGSSHIPVSSTLAVAAWPHMEPSMLDSSYSPGPAYLTGATRSQTDPQVLAFMERIQHVLNSMKHTQQAHLQYFSELLSNADSAAPHPHGLPDLPFSNVADVLAYEEKLETDSKAHDQMKKHMAVQGGDSTKQKRTCVLQSLLSWNAAVGFSWFGTK